The Stigmatella aurantiaca DW4/3-1 genome contains the following window.
GGGCTTCGAGGTGAAGAGCGCCGAGGGTTCCGTGGGAGCCTTCGCCGGGGCCTACATCCTCTACAAGGCCACCCAGATTCCGCGGGTCGCCATCACCTTCGTCATCACGCCGTTCATCGACCGGCTCATCCGCCGGTTGCGGAACAAGGGACCGGGTCCATCGGATCCTCCCGCGCCTTGAACGC
Protein-coding sequences here:
- a CDS encoding FAM210A/B-like domain-containing protein, with product MTPTPDEPPRRLTLKERYDRYMARFKQFLARYGMLAIVVHIVACIFFFLCFMLLIRAGFEVKSAEGSVGAFAGAYILYKATQIPRVAITFVITPFIDRLIRRLRNKGPGPSDPPAP